One region of Primulina tabacum isolate GXHZ01 chromosome 1, ASM2559414v2, whole genome shotgun sequence genomic DNA includes:
- the LOC142556351 gene encoding transcription factor MYB16-like produces the protein MKLKKGPWTREEDQKLLAYIAQHGHGSWRILPAKAGLQRCGKSCRLRWTNYLRPDIKRGKLSSQEEKTIIRLHALLGNRWSAIATHLPKRTDNEIKNYWNTRLKKRLSRMGIDPMTHKPKNNPSGCTQPRDAANLSHMAQWETARLEAEARLVREAKFMTNIKLLRKTTVLLPVAPPPTAQAVDAPYHDIIKIWQSAESWAATKQHKHITTPPASSIFFGSAAGTLESPTSTLNFPGDDFTPKVGFDNSPLVEALMSNANAAAWERNYYPQPKCEPENSAQPHHEYNSIGNPLDYDFNIDLVSNEYNSDGWSVMDSGFENLEGNNNYWDYLLNLATSPVGSPMF, from the exons ATGAAGTTGAAGAAAGGGCCATGGACTCGGGAGGAAGACCAGAAGCTGCTGGCTTACATTGCACAGCATGGCCATGGCAGCTGGCGTATCCTTCCCGCTAAAGCTG GGCTTCAGAGATGTGGAAAAAGCTGCAGATTAAGATGGACAAACTATCTAAGACCAGATATTAAGAGGGGAAAATTGAGCTCCCAAGAAGAAAAGACTATTATTCGACTCCATGCTCTCTTAGGAAATAG GTGGTCAGCCATTGCAACTCATTTACCGAAAAGAACCGATAACGAGATCAAGAATTATTGGAACACTCGACTCAAAAAACGGTTGAGCCGGATGGGGATCGACCCGATGACCCACAAGCCCAAGAACAATCCAAGCGGCTGTACTCAACCGAGGGATGCTGCCAATCTGAGCCACATGGCTCAGTGGGAGACGGCTAGGCTTGAAGCAGAAGCCAGGCTTGTACGCGAGGCAAAATTCATGACTAACATTAAGCTCCTCCGCAAAACCACCGTGCTTCTTCCAGTTGCTCCTCCGCCTACGGCGCAAGCTGTTGATGCTCCCTACCATGACATCATTAAAATCTGGCAATCAGCCGAATCATGGGCTGCAACTAAACAACATAAACACATCACCACGCCCCCGGCTTCCAGCATCTTTTTCGGCTCAGCGGCTGGAACCCTGGAGTCGCCGACGTCCACCCTGAACTTTCCTGGCGACGATTTCACCCCTAAAGTTGGGTTCGATAACAGTCCTTTAGTGGAAGCCTTGATGTCCAATGCAAACGCAGCTGCATGGGAACGAAACTACTACCCACAGCCAAAGTGCGAGCCAGAGAATTCAGCTCAACCCCATCATGAATATAATAGTATTGGGAACCCTTTGGATTATGATTTTAATATCGACCTTGTTTCTAATGAATATAACTCAGATGGGTGGAGCGTCATGGACAGTGGATTCGAAAATCTTGAGGGCAATAACAATTATTgggattatttattaaatttggcGACCTCTCCCGTGGGATCTCCGATGTTCTAG